In Haemorhous mexicanus isolate bHaeMex1 chromosome 6, bHaeMex1.pri, whole genome shotgun sequence, a single window of DNA contains:
- the AP4S1 gene encoding AP-4 complex subunit sigma-1 isoform X1, whose translation MIKFFLMVNKQGQTRLSRYYEHVEIHKRTLLEAEVIKNCLSRSKDECSFVEYKDFKLVYRQYAALFIVVGIDQTENEMAVYELIHNFVEVLDKYFSRVSELDVSFSVSEIHLLSLFGVCSSSYCLHSTDCHSSQCRCSPVLHLESCSPVQSSARGQLSSKAAVFLKILTLL comes from the exons atgatAAAATTTTTTCTTATGGTTAACAAACAAGGTCAAACAAGACTGTCCAGGTATTATGAACATGTAGAAATTCATAAACGGACTCTGCTGGAAGCTGAAGTAATCAAAAACTGTCTCTCCCGTTCAAAGGATGAG TGCTCTTTTGTTGAGTATAAGGACTTCAAGCTGGTGTACCGACAGTATGCAGCTCTTTTCATAGTTGTTGGCATCGACCAGACAGAG AATGAGATGGCAGTTTATGAACTGATTCATAATTTTGTGGAAGTTTTGGACAAATACTTCAGCAGAGTG agtGAATTAGATGTATCCTTTTCAGTATCAGAAATCCATTTGTTATCACTTTTTGGTGTATGTTCAAGTTCATACTGTCTTCATAGCACTGACTGTCACTCAAGTCAATGCAGATGTTCACCAGTTTTGCACTTGGA ATCCTGTagcccagtgcagagcagtgccagaggTCAACtaagcagcaaagcagctgtcTTTCTAAAAATTCTCACATTACTATAA
- the AP4S1 gene encoding AP-4 complex subunit sigma-1 isoform X2, with amino-acid sequence MIKFFLMVNKQGQTRLSRYYEHVEIHKRTLLEAEVIKNCLSRSKDECSFVEYKDFKLVYRQYAALFIVVGIDQTENEMAVYELIHNFVEVLDKYFSRVSELDVSFSVSEIHLLSLFGVCSSSYCLHSTDCHSSQCRCSPVLHLESCSIWTECTSFWMKWC; translated from the exons atgatAAAATTTTTTCTTATGGTTAACAAACAAGGTCAAACAAGACTGTCCAGGTATTATGAACATGTAGAAATTCATAAACGGACTCTGCTGGAAGCTGAAGTAATCAAAAACTGTCTCTCCCGTTCAAAGGATGAG TGCTCTTTTGTTGAGTATAAGGACTTCAAGCTGGTGTACCGACAGTATGCAGCTCTTTTCATAGTTGTTGGCATCGACCAGACAGAG AATGAGATGGCAGTTTATGAACTGATTCATAATTTTGTGGAAGTTTTGGACAAATACTTCAGCAGAGTG agtGAATTAGATGTATCCTTTTCAGTATCAGAAATCCATTTGTTATCACTTTTTGGTGTATGTTCAAGTTCATACTGTCTTCATAGCACTGACTGTCACTCAAGTCAATGCAGATGTTCACCAGTTTTGCACTTGGA ATCATGTTCAATTTGGACAGAGTGCACATCATTTTGGATGAAATGGTGCTAA
- the AP4S1 gene encoding AP-4 complex subunit sigma-1 isoform X3, protein MIKFFLMVNKQGQTRLSRYYEHVEIHKRTLLEAEVIKNCLSRSKDECSFVEYKDFKLVYRQYAALFIVVGIDQTENEMAVYELIHNFVEVLDKYFSRVSELDVSFSIMFNLDRVHIILDEMVLNGCIVETNRNRILAPLFVLDKVAEG, encoded by the exons atgatAAAATTTTTTCTTATGGTTAACAAACAAGGTCAAACAAGACTGTCCAGGTATTATGAACATGTAGAAATTCATAAACGGACTCTGCTGGAAGCTGAAGTAATCAAAAACTGTCTCTCCCGTTCAAAGGATGAG TGCTCTTTTGTTGAGTATAAGGACTTCAAGCTGGTGTACCGACAGTATGCAGCTCTTTTCATAGTTGTTGGCATCGACCAGACAGAG AATGAGATGGCAGTTTATGAACTGATTCATAATTTTGTGGAAGTTTTGGACAAATACTTCAGCAGAGTG agtGAATTAGATGTATCCTTTTCA ATCATGTTCAATTTGGACAGAGTGCACATCATTTTGGATGAAATGGTGCTAAATGGTTGCATTGTGGAAACGAACCGGAACAGAATTCTCGCCCCTCTGTTTGTGCTTGACAAAGTGGCAGAAGGCTAG
- the AP4S1 gene encoding AP-4 complex subunit sigma-1 isoform X4, whose protein sequence is MIKFFLMVNKQGQTRLSRYYEHVEIHKRTLLEAEVIKNCLSRSKDECSFVEYKDFKLVYRQYAALFIVVGIDQTENEMAVYELIHNFVEVLDKYFSRVSELDIMFNLDRVHIILDEMVLNGCIVETNRNRILAPLFVLDKVAEG, encoded by the exons atgatAAAATTTTTTCTTATGGTTAACAAACAAGGTCAAACAAGACTGTCCAGGTATTATGAACATGTAGAAATTCATAAACGGACTCTGCTGGAAGCTGAAGTAATCAAAAACTGTCTCTCCCGTTCAAAGGATGAG TGCTCTTTTGTTGAGTATAAGGACTTCAAGCTGGTGTACCGACAGTATGCAGCTCTTTTCATAGTTGTTGGCATCGACCAGACAGAG AATGAGATGGCAGTTTATGAACTGATTCATAATTTTGTGGAAGTTTTGGACAAATACTTCAGCAGAGTG agtGAATTAGAT ATCATGTTCAATTTGGACAGAGTGCACATCATTTTGGATGAAATGGTGCTAAATGGTTGCATTGTGGAAACGAACCGGAACAGAATTCTCGCCCCTCTGTTTGTGCTTGACAAAGTGGCAGAAGGCTAG